A part of Onthophagus taurus isolate NC chromosome 7, IU_Otau_3.0, whole genome shotgun sequence genomic DNA contains:
- the LOC111420796 gene encoding NAD kinase 2, mitochondrial isoform X2: protein MYKPKYLFKNVISGRNSTYSYSNTSNLKDYGNALIVSKLSGYEFERHRNSDMTPDDLRQKLIRRGTDFDRLIKSHDNHKKYESDMVQSLEKSGFKVKVVNSLNYNDDSVNWADIVFPTGGDGTFLLAAGRVRTNSMPVIGFNSSPARSEGRLCLPKSYSYNIEKAIEKLRAGQFEWLRRSRIRVTITGETQDIVSTPLYVLRDQVSFKPSQYRIEKGSKLIPHLALNEVFIGETLSARVSNLELWLDKSNESTTIKCSGLCISTGTGSTSWHLSMNRLPAQTVETLLTLLHYPEPERTEKARQLCKMYNDALIFNATETRLAYTIRENICLGVWPQGRDIKRRGFVDTMKVKSKCFDAALVVDGGISYEFNDGTIAELSVLPEDALLTVKIFE, encoded by the exons atgtacAAACCGAAAtatctctttaaaaatgttatctcAG gaaGAAATTCAACATATTCTTATAGTAATACGTCTAATTTAAAGGATTATGGTAATgctttaattgtttcaaagttATCCGGTTATGAATTTGAGAGGCACCGGAACAGTGACATGACTCCGGATGATCTTCGCCAGAAATTAATTCGGCGAGGAACCGATTTTGatagattaattaaaagtcatgataatcataaaaaatatgaaagtgATATGGTTCAAAGTCTTGAAAAATCAGGATTTAAAGTGAAAGTAGTGaacag TCTTAATTATAATGATGATAGTGTAAATTGGGCGGATATAGTATTTCCAACAGGTGGTGATGGAACATTCTTATTAGCCGCCGGAAGGGTTCGCACAAATAGTATGCCAGTAATCGGGTTTAACTCATCCCCAGCTCGTTCGGAAGGTCGATTATGTTTACCAAAAAGTTATTCGTACAACATTGAAAAAGCAATAGAAAAATTACGAGCTGGTCAATTTGAATGGTTACGTAGAAGTCGAATTCGCGTTACGATCACCGGTGAAACTCAGGATATTGTTTCGACTCCTTTATATGTACTTCGTGATCAAGTTTCATTTAAACCATCTCAGTATCGTATAGAAAAAGGTTCTAAATTGATTCCACATTTAGCATTGAATGAAGTTTTTATTGGCGAAACACTTTCGGCGAGAGTATCAAATTTGGAACTTTGGCTGGATAAATCGAACGAATCGACTACTATTAAATGCTCAGGTCTTTGCATTTCTACCGGTACGGGTTCGACATCATGGCATTTGAGCATGAATCGACTCCCAGCTCAAACTGTTGAAACACTTTTAACTCTGTTGCATTACCCCGAACCAGAACGAACTGAAAAAGCAAGACAATTATGTAAAATGTATAATGatgctttaatttttaatgcaa ctgAAACTCGTTTAGCTTATACAATaagagaaaatatttgtttggGTGTTTGGCCTCAAGGACGCGATATAAAACGAAGAGGTTTCGTGGACACCATGAAGGTTAAATCGAAATGTTTCGATGCCGCCTTAGTTGTAGATGGTGGGATATCTTATGAATTTAATGATGGAACTATCGCCGAATTATCAGTTCTACCAGAAGATGCTCTTTTAACGGTCAAAATTTTCGagtaa
- the LOC111420796 gene encoding NAD kinase 2, mitochondrial isoform X1, translating into MKVKFQVRHFNVRFGSRKNHVFKPFSGRNSTYSYSNTSNLKDYGNALIVSKLSGYEFERHRNSDMTPDDLRQKLIRRGTDFDRLIKSHDNHKKYESDMVQSLEKSGFKVKVVNSLNYNDDSVNWADIVFPTGGDGTFLLAAGRVRTNSMPVIGFNSSPARSEGRLCLPKSYSYNIEKAIEKLRAGQFEWLRRSRIRVTITGETQDIVSTPLYVLRDQVSFKPSQYRIEKGSKLIPHLALNEVFIGETLSARVSNLELWLDKSNESTTIKCSGLCISTGTGSTSWHLSMNRLPAQTVETLLTLLHYPEPERTEKARQLCKMYNDALIFNATETRLAYTIRENICLGVWPQGRDIKRRGFVDTMKVKSKCFDAALVVDGGISYEFNDGTIAELSVLPEDALLTVKIFE; encoded by the exons ATGAAAGTTAAATTTCAAGTCCGACATTTCAATGTGAGGTTTGGATCGAGGAAAAATCACGTTTTTAAACCGTTTTCAG gaaGAAATTCAACATATTCTTATAGTAATACGTCTAATTTAAAGGATTATGGTAATgctttaattgtttcaaagttATCCGGTTATGAATTTGAGAGGCACCGGAACAGTGACATGACTCCGGATGATCTTCGCCAGAAATTAATTCGGCGAGGAACCGATTTTGatagattaattaaaagtcatgataatcataaaaaatatgaaagtgATATGGTTCAAAGTCTTGAAAAATCAGGATTTAAAGTGAAAGTAGTGaacag TCTTAATTATAATGATGATAGTGTAAATTGGGCGGATATAGTATTTCCAACAGGTGGTGATGGAACATTCTTATTAGCCGCCGGAAGGGTTCGCACAAATAGTATGCCAGTAATCGGGTTTAACTCATCCCCAGCTCGTTCGGAAGGTCGATTATGTTTACCAAAAAGTTATTCGTACAACATTGAAAAAGCAATAGAAAAATTACGAGCTGGTCAATTTGAATGGTTACGTAGAAGTCGAATTCGCGTTACGATCACCGGTGAAACTCAGGATATTGTTTCGACTCCTTTATATGTACTTCGTGATCAAGTTTCATTTAAACCATCTCAGTATCGTATAGAAAAAGGTTCTAAATTGATTCCACATTTAGCATTGAATGAAGTTTTTATTGGCGAAACACTTTCGGCGAGAGTATCAAATTTGGAACTTTGGCTGGATAAATCGAACGAATCGACTACTATTAAATGCTCAGGTCTTTGCATTTCTACCGGTACGGGTTCGACATCATGGCATTTGAGCATGAATCGACTCCCAGCTCAAACTGTTGAAACACTTTTAACTCTGTTGCATTACCCCGAACCAGAACGAACTGAAAAAGCAAGACAATTATGTAAAATGTATAATGatgctttaatttttaatgcaa ctgAAACTCGTTTAGCTTATACAATaagagaaaatatttgtttggGTGTTTGGCCTCAAGGACGCGATATAAAACGAAGAGGTTTCGTGGACACCATGAAGGTTAAATCGAAATGTTTCGATGCCGCCTTAGTTGTAGATGGTGGGATATCTTATGAATTTAATGATGGAACTATCGCCGAATTATCAGTTCTACCAGAAGATGCTCTTTTAACGGTCAAAATTTTCGagtaa